A window of Candidatus Nitrospira allomarina genomic DNA:
TGTTGAAGCAAATCAGGAAAATCCGGAGCATAATTCAGCCCCTTGGTCACCCCACTGATCGTGTACTCCAAATCCAAATGCCGGCCAAGACCGGTACTCCGAAGTTGGGTCAGTAATTGCTGGTTGGCTTTGAGTTCAGCAGAATGCAGCCGAAGCAAAAAATGGGATTCTGTCGTCAATCCATAGGTCCAATAGCCATCCACGGTCACCTGACTTTTGAATGCCTCCAACAGAGCTTTGGCCTCCTCCCCGCCTTTCTGCCTTTCCTCCATCGGCAAATCCTTCCAATCTTTATCCACCTCATAAAGGGCAAAGGTCCCGAACACAGGAGCATCGGCGGCCCAGCTTAAACCAGACAAACCAAATTGCACGACCGCGAAGAACAACCAGGATAGTAATACAGGCATATGTTCACTCCTTCTTACCTGAGTCTTATTTTTAAACATGCGAATGGCAAACGTTCGGGTTACGGATGACCGGATGGATCTCCCTGGAATCCCCTTAGGAATTGTTGAACGGGAATTACCACACATGCGGGTCGACTTTAGAGCGGGCACGTGGGAACAAATAATCTTTTAAGAAAGGTTGAGATGCGGAAAAAGGCCACAGCAGGAAAAGGTAAGGAATACCACAAAAACAAGGCTGGTACGGTCGTGTCTGCGGAGGGTCTGCTCCTTGGCGGTAAAGCGGCCATTGGCCTATCAATAACGCGACTTTCAGAACAGTCGGAACTCTCACGATTATTCCCCTTGTGACTGAACGACTACGGCCCACACGCAGAGAACATTTTTGGGGAAACCCTCATCAAACGCAGGAACATGGATGATTGTCTACAATCTCTTCCAGGCGTTACACGAAAAAAACGGCCTGCCGAGAGAAACACACTCGGCAGGCCTCAACACGTC
This region includes:
- a CDS encoding chlorite dismutase family protein encodes the protein MPVLLSWLFFAVVQFGLSGLSWAADAPVFGTFALYEVDKDWKDLPMEERQKGGEEAKALLEAFKSQVTVDGYWTYGLTTESHFLLRLHSAELKANQQLLTQLRSTGLGRHLDLEYTISGVTKGLNYAPDFPDLLQQLKGAKYEGDPSTYAIMIPIRKNAEWWNLSKEDRVALMKEHTIPTVAYLKTVKRKLYHSTGISDVDFLTIFETNNLVDFNDLVIALRMVREDIFNVQLGEPTIIGTLKSWNDIVDFLVK